From a single Drosophila sulfurigaster albostrigata strain 15112-1811.04 chromosome 3, ASM2355843v2, whole genome shotgun sequence genomic region:
- the LOC133844668 gene encoding transcription initiation factor TFIID subunit 6 isoform X2, with product MSNKSSKTNNAASSMLYGSSISAESMKVIAESIGVGSLSDDAAKELAEDVSLKLKRIVQDAAKFMHHAKRQKMSVRDIDQSLKIRNIEPQYGFVSKDFVPFRFASGGGRELHFTEDKELDLSEITANSSIKIPLDLTLRSHWFVVEGIQPTVPENPPPLSKDSQFVDSVNPVIKLDQGLNKDAAGKPTTGKIHKLKNVETIHVKQLATHELSVEQQLYYKEITEACVGSDEPRRAEALQSLGSDPGLHEMLPRMCTFIAEGVKVNVVQNNLALLIYLMRMVRALLDNPSLFLEKYLHELIPSVMTCIVSKQLCMRPELDNHWALRDFASRLMAQICKTFNTLTNNLQTRVTRIFSKALQNDMTHLSSLYGSIEGLAELGGEVVKVFIIPRLKFISERIEPHLLGTSMSNTDKTAAGHIRAMLQKCCPPILKQMRSAPDIGEEYKNDYGFLGPSLCQAVVKARNAPANSTVALASTTINTAPITSAAQTATTIGRVSMPNTTQRQSPVVATMPQIRAIQANQPPQKFVIVTQNSPQQSQPKVVRRGSSPHSVVLSSSSANGANASNSNSSSTGSVSGSANSLLTSRSNDNSIVDVNSLIIETEIVRAPPELDDLSHLE from the exons ATGAGTAATAAATCgtcaaaaacaaataatgccGCTAGCAGTATGCTATACGGCTCTAGTATATCAGCGGAATCAATGAAAGTAATAGCGGAAAGCATTGGAGTTGGCTCCCTGTCTGACGATGCCGCTAAAGAACTTGCCGAAGATGTGTCTCTCAAATTGAAGCGTATTGTCCAAGATGCCGCCAAATTCATGCACCATGCGAAGCGCCAGAAGATGTCGGTTAGAGATATTGATCAGTCGCTCAAGATACGCAACATTGAACCGCAATATGGGTTTGTGTCCAAGGACTTTGTACCCTTTCGTTTCGCCTCCGGCGGCGGCCGCGAGTTGCATTTCACTGAGGATAAAGAGTTGGACTTAAGTGAAATCACTGCAAACAGTTCAATAAAGATACCACTAGACCTGACACTGCGCTCCCATTGGTTCGTTGTTGAGGGCATTCAACCCACAGTGCCGGAGAATCCGCCTCCTCTCTCAAAAGACTCGCAATTCGTGGACTCTGTAAATCCGGTCATAAAACTAGATCAAGGACTGAACAAAGATGCTGCTGGTAAACCCACGACTGGTAAAATCCACAAGCTGAAGAACGTGGAGACGATACATGTGAAGCAACTTGCTACTCACGAGTTGTCCgtggagcagcagctgtacTACAAAGAGATCACCGAGGCTTGTGTGGGATCTGATGAGCCGCGTCGTGCTGAAGCCCTGCAGTCTCTTGGTTCCGATCCTGGCTTGCACGAGATGCTGCCCCGTATGTGTACGTTCATTGCCGAGGGCGTTAAAGTAAATGTGGTGCAGAATAATCTggcattattaatatatttaatgcgcATGGTGCGTGCATTGCTCGACAATCCATCGCTCTTCCTCGAGAAATAC CTGCACGAACTTATACCGTCTGTGATGACCTGCATTGTATCGAAGCAGCTTTGCATGCGTCCAGAGCTGGATAATCACTGGGCATTGCGTGACTTTGCCTCTCGTCTCATGGCCCAAATTTGTAAGACCTTCAACACGCTCACGAATAATCTGCAGACACGTGTGACGCG CATCTTTAGCAAGGCACTGCAAAACGACATGACACATTTGTCATCTCTCTACGGGTCCATTGAGGGTTTAGCGGAGCTGGGCGGCGAAGTGGTGAAAGTGTTTATCATACCACGACTCAAATTCATCTCGGAACGCATTGAACCGCATCTGCTGGGTACATCGATGAGTAACACGGACAAAACAGCTGCTGGACACATACGCGCGATGCTACAGAAGTGTTGTCCGCCCATATTGAAGCAAATGCGCAGTGCTCCAGATATTGGCGAGGAGTACAAGAATGACTATGGCTTTCTAGGTCCATCACTATGCCAAGCTGTCGTCAAAGCACGCAATGCGCCAGCCAACAGCACTGTGGCACTGGCATCCACTACCATCAATACGGCGCCCATAACAAGTGCTGCACAAACGGCCACCACAATTGGACGTGTCTCAATGCCAAACACCACACAGAGGCAAAG CCCTGTGGTGGCGACGATGCCGCAGATACGTGCCATTCAAGCCAATCAGCCGCCGCAAAAGTTTGTGATCGTCACACAGAATTCACCACAGCAATCACAACCTAAGGTGGTGCGACGCGGCAGTTCACCGCACAGTGTGGTGTTGTCATCGTCCTCGGCGAATGGCGCCAATGCATCTAATTCGAACTCATCGTCGACGGGAAGCGTCAGCGGCAGTGCAAATAGTTTGTTGACGTCGCGCAGCAATGATAAT AGCATTGTGGATGTCAATTCGTTGATCATTGAAACGGAAATCGTACGCGCACCGCCCGAGCTGGATGATTTATCACATCTGGAATAG
- the LOC133844668 gene encoding transcription initiation factor TFIID subunit 6 isoform X1, with amino-acid sequence MSNKSSKTNNAASSMLYGSSISAESMKVIAESIGVGSLSDDAAKELAEDVSLKLKRIVQDAAKFMHHAKRQKMSVRDIDQSLKIRNIEPQYGFVSKDFVPFRFASGGGRELHFTEDKELDLSEITANSSIKIPLDLTLRSHWFVVEGIQPTVPENPPPLSKDSQFVDSVNPVIKLDQGLNKDAAGKPTTGKIHKLKNVETIHVKQLATHELSVEQQLYYKEITEACVGSDEPRRAEALQSLGSDPGLHEMLPRMCTFIAEGVKVNVVQNNLALLIYLMRMVRALLDNPSLFLEKYLHELIPSVMTCIVSKQLCMRPELDNHWALRDFASRLMAQICKTFNTLTNNLQTRVTRIFSKALQNDMTHLSSLYGSIEGLAELGGEVVKVFIIPRLKFISERIEPHLLGTSMSNTDKTAAGHIRAMLQKCCPPILKQMRSAPDIGEEYKNDYGFLGPSLCQAVVKARNAPANSTVALASTTINTAPITSAAQTATTIGRVSMPNTTQRQSSPVVATMPQIRAIQANQPPQKFVIVTQNSPQQSQPKVVRRGSSPHSVVLSSSSANGANASNSNSSSTGSVSGSANSLLTSRSNDNSIVDVNSLIIETEIVRAPPELDDLSHLE; translated from the exons ATGAGTAATAAATCgtcaaaaacaaataatgccGCTAGCAGTATGCTATACGGCTCTAGTATATCAGCGGAATCAATGAAAGTAATAGCGGAAAGCATTGGAGTTGGCTCCCTGTCTGACGATGCCGCTAAAGAACTTGCCGAAGATGTGTCTCTCAAATTGAAGCGTATTGTCCAAGATGCCGCCAAATTCATGCACCATGCGAAGCGCCAGAAGATGTCGGTTAGAGATATTGATCAGTCGCTCAAGATACGCAACATTGAACCGCAATATGGGTTTGTGTCCAAGGACTTTGTACCCTTTCGTTTCGCCTCCGGCGGCGGCCGCGAGTTGCATTTCACTGAGGATAAAGAGTTGGACTTAAGTGAAATCACTGCAAACAGTTCAATAAAGATACCACTAGACCTGACACTGCGCTCCCATTGGTTCGTTGTTGAGGGCATTCAACCCACAGTGCCGGAGAATCCGCCTCCTCTCTCAAAAGACTCGCAATTCGTGGACTCTGTAAATCCGGTCATAAAACTAGATCAAGGACTGAACAAAGATGCTGCTGGTAAACCCACGACTGGTAAAATCCACAAGCTGAAGAACGTGGAGACGATACATGTGAAGCAACTTGCTACTCACGAGTTGTCCgtggagcagcagctgtacTACAAAGAGATCACCGAGGCTTGTGTGGGATCTGATGAGCCGCGTCGTGCTGAAGCCCTGCAGTCTCTTGGTTCCGATCCTGGCTTGCACGAGATGCTGCCCCGTATGTGTACGTTCATTGCCGAGGGCGTTAAAGTAAATGTGGTGCAGAATAATCTggcattattaatatatttaatgcgcATGGTGCGTGCATTGCTCGACAATCCATCGCTCTTCCTCGAGAAATAC CTGCACGAACTTATACCGTCTGTGATGACCTGCATTGTATCGAAGCAGCTTTGCATGCGTCCAGAGCTGGATAATCACTGGGCATTGCGTGACTTTGCCTCTCGTCTCATGGCCCAAATTTGTAAGACCTTCAACACGCTCACGAATAATCTGCAGACACGTGTGACGCG CATCTTTAGCAAGGCACTGCAAAACGACATGACACATTTGTCATCTCTCTACGGGTCCATTGAGGGTTTAGCGGAGCTGGGCGGCGAAGTGGTGAAAGTGTTTATCATACCACGACTCAAATTCATCTCGGAACGCATTGAACCGCATCTGCTGGGTACATCGATGAGTAACACGGACAAAACAGCTGCTGGACACATACGCGCGATGCTACAGAAGTGTTGTCCGCCCATATTGAAGCAAATGCGCAGTGCTCCAGATATTGGCGAGGAGTACAAGAATGACTATGGCTTTCTAGGTCCATCACTATGCCAAGCTGTCGTCAAAGCACGCAATGCGCCAGCCAACAGCACTGTGGCACTGGCATCCACTACCATCAATACGGCGCCCATAACAAGTGCTGCACAAACGGCCACCACAATTGGACGTGTCTCAATGCCAAACACCACACAGAGGCAAAG CAGCCCTGTGGTGGCGACGATGCCGCAGATACGTGCCATTCAAGCCAATCAGCCGCCGCAAAAGTTTGTGATCGTCACACAGAATTCACCACAGCAATCACAACCTAAGGTGGTGCGACGCGGCAGTTCACCGCACAGTGTGGTGTTGTCATCGTCCTCGGCGAATGGCGCCAATGCATCTAATTCGAACTCATCGTCGACGGGAAGCGTCAGCGGCAGTGCAAATAGTTTGTTGACGTCGCGCAGCAATGATAAT AGCATTGTGGATGTCAATTCGTTGATCATTGAAACGGAAATCGTACGCGCACCGCCCGAGCTGGATGATTTATCACATCTGGAATAG